CACGTGGCCGCGGGTCCAGCCGGGGAGCGCGGAGGGCTCGGCGACGGCCTCGGGCTTGAGTTCGGAGACGGTCTGCAGCAGGTTCCGGGTGCTCTCCTCCACCAGGGCCAGGTACCGGGCGGCGGACGCGGCGGCGGACTGCGGGTCGGTCATCGAATCGGGCCTTCTGTGGGAGACGGCGCGTTGCCCGCGGGGGCTTCGCTCGTTGACCAGCCGACGCTACCGCCGAACCCGAGCCCTGAGCAGGCCTTTTTCGGTCCGGGTGCGGACGGTCCGGAGATCGCTCTCACTCGATCGGGTGGACTCCACTGGACAAAGTCGAGATTCGAACGTCTGAGCTATAGGCTGGCTGCCGCATCCTGGAAGAAGCACTCACTCTCACCGCAAGCCGTCTCGCACCGGAGAAAGGCGCCAGAAGCAGTGGCCGACCGCCTCATCGTCCGCGGTGCTCGCGAGCACAACCTCAAGAACGTCTCGCTCGACCTGCCCCGCGACTCCCTCATCGTCTTCACGGGCCTCTCCGGCTCCGGCAAGTCCTCGCTCGCCTTCGACACGATCTTCGCCGAGGGCCAGCGCCGCTACGTCGAGTCGCTGTCCTCGTACGCCCGCCAGTTCCTCGGGCAGATGGACAAGCCCGACGTGGACTTCATCGAGGGCCTCTCCCCGGCCGTCTCGATCGACCAGAAGTCCACCAACCGCAACCCCCGTTCGACCGTCGGCACGATCACCGAGGTCTACGACTACCTGCGCCTGCTGTTCGCCCGGATCGGCAAGCCGCACTGCCCGCACTGCGGCCGGCCGATCGCCAAGCAGTCGCCGCAGGCGGTCGTCGACAAGGTGCTGGAGCTCGCCGAGGGCACCCGCTTCCAGGTGCTCAGCCCGGTGGTGCGCGAGCGCAAGGGCGAGTTCGTCGACCTCTTCGCCGACCTCCAGTCCAAGGGCTACTCCCGCGCCCGGGTCGACGGCGAGACGATCCACCTCGCCGAGCCTCCGAAGCTCAAGAAGCAGGAGAAGCACACCGTCGAGGTGGTCGTCGACCGCCTGACCGTCAAGGAGAGCGCCAAGCGGCGGCTCACCGACTCGGTGGAGACGGCCCTGCGGCTGTCCGGCGGCATGGTCGTGCTCGACTTCGTCGACCTCCCGGAGGACGACCCGGAGCGCGAGCGGATGTACTCCGAGCACCTCTACTGCCCGTACGACGACGTGTCGTTCGAGGAGCTGGAGCCGCGCTCGTTCTCCTTCAACTCGCCGTTCGGCGCCTGCCCGGACTGCTCGGGCCTCGGCAACCGGATGGAGGTGGACCCGGAGCTGGTCGTCCCCGACCCGGAGCGCTCGCTCGACGAGGGCGCCATCCATCCGTGGTCGGCCGGCCACGCCAAGGAGTACTTCCAGCGCCTGATCGACGCGCTCGCCGAGGAGTTGGGCTTCCGCACCGACATCCCGTGGGCCGGGCTGCCGGCCCGCGCGAAGAAGGCGCTGCTGTACGGGCACAAGCACCAGGTGCAGGTGCGCTACCGCAACCGCTTCGGGCGCGAGCGCTCGTACAGCACCGGCTTCGAGGGCGCCGTCCCGTTCATCCAGCGCCGGCACACCGAGGCGGAGAGCGACAGCAGCCGCGAGCGCTTCGAGGGCTACATGCGCGAGGTGCCCTGCCCGACCTGCGACGGCACCCGGCTCAAGCCGGTGGTGCTCGCGGTCACCGTCGAGGGCCGCTCGATCGCCGACGTCTCGGCGATGTCGATCAGCGACTGCGCCGAGTTCCTCGGTGCGATGAAGCTGAACGACCGGGACAAGCAGATCGCCGAGCGGGTCCTCAAGGAGGTCAACGAGCGGCTGCGCTTCCTGGTCGACGTCGGCCTGGACTACCTCTCGCTCAACCGCGCGGCCGGCACGCTGTCCGGCGGCGAGGCCCAGCGCATCCGGCTGGCCACCCAGATCGGCTCCGGCCTGGTCGGTGTGCTGTACGTGCTGGACGAGCCGTCCATCGGCCTGCACCAGCGGGACAACCACCGCCTGATCGAGACGCTGGTGCGGCTGCGCGACATCGGGAACACCCTGATCGTCGTCGAGCACGACGAGGACACCATCAAGACCGCGGACTGGGTGGTCGACATCGGCCCGGGCGCCGGCGAGCACGGCGGCAAGGTGGTCCACTCCGGCTCGCTGAAGCAGCTGCTCGGCAACAAGGAGTCGCTGACCGGCCAGTACCTGTCCGGCAAGAGGTCCATCCCGATCCCGGCGGCCCGCCGCGAGCGGGACGGCAAGCGCCAGTTGACCGTCCACGGCGCCCGTGAGCACAACCTCAAGGACGTCACGGTCGGCTTCCCGCTCGGCACCTTCACGGCGATCACCGGCGTCTCCGGCTCCGGCAAGTCGACGCTGGTCAACGACATCCTCTACACCCACCTCGCCCGGGAGCTGAACGGCGCCCGCAGCGTGCCCGGCCGGCACACCCGGATCACCGGCACCGACCTGGTGGACAAGGTGGTGCACGTCGACCAGTCGCCGATCGGGCGCACGCCGCGCTCCAACCCGGCCACCTACACCGGGGTGTTCGACCACGTCCGCCGGCTCTTCGCGGAGACCCAGGAGGCCAAGGTCCGCGGCTACCTGCCCGGCCGGTTCTCCTTCAACGTCAAGGGCGGGCGCTGCGAGAACTGCTCGGGCGACGGCACCATCAAGATCGAGATGAACTTCCTGCCGGACGTCTACGTGCCGTGCGAGGTCTGCCACGGCGCCCGGTACAACCGGGAGACGCTGGAGGTGCACTACAAGGGCAAGTCGATCGCCGAGGTGCTGGACATGCCGATCGAGGAGGCGCTTGCCTTCTTCGAGGCCGTCCCGGCGATCGCCCGCCACCTCAGGACGCTCAACGACGTCGGCCTCGGCTACGTCCGTCTCGGCCAGTCCGCGCCGACGCTCTCCGGCGGCGAGGCGCAGCGCGTCAAGCTCGCGTCGGAGCTGCAGAAGCGTTCCACCGGGCGGACGGTCTACGTGCTGGACGAGCCCACCACCGGCCTGCACTTCGAGGACATCAGCAAGCTGATCAAGGTGCTCAGCGGGCTGGTCGAGAAGGGCAACACGGTGATCGTCATCGAGCACAACCTCGATGTGATCAAGACCGCCGACTGGATCGTCGACATGGGCCCCGAGGGCGGCTCCGGCGGCGGCACCGTGGTCGCCGAGGGCACCCCGGAGCAGATCGCGGCCGTCCCGGAGAGCCACACCGGCAAGTTCCTCCGGGACATCCTCCCGGGCGACTTCGCCGACGCCCCGGTCGTCCCGGCTCCGGCCAGGGCCCGCGCCCCGCGCAAGCGGGCCGCCGCCGCGGCGAAGAAGTAGCCCCAGGGCGCCCACCGCTCCCGCGCCCGGGAGCGGTGGGCGCCGTGCCGCATAGACTTCCGTGGTCCCACGCAGCAGCCGAAACCGCAGGAGCGCACCGATGTCCGCACCCATGCCAGAGGGCCCCGAGAGCAGCCCCGCCACCTCCCGCCGCACCCTGCTGTGCGGCGCCGCGGCCGTCCTGGCGGCCGGCGGCACCGTGGCGGTCACCGGCTGCGGTTCGTCCGCCGGCTCCTCCGGCGCGAGCGGCGCCGCCAAGGGCCCGGTGGACCTCGGCCCGGCCTCGGCGGTGCCGGAGGGCGGCGGCAAGGTCTTCCGCGAGCAGCGGATCGTCGTGACCCAGCCGACCGCCGGGCAGTACAAGGCGTTCAGCGCCAAGTGCACCCACGCCGGCTGCATCGTCGACCAGGTGAAGAACCAGCAGATCCAGTGTCCGTGCCACGGCAGCCGGTTCGCCATCACCGACGGCGCCGTGCAGGACGGCCCGGCCCCCACCCCGCTGCCCGCCTACACCGTCACGGTCGAGGGCGGGAACCTCAAGGTGACTCCGAGCTGAAGCAGTTGATCTCCGAC
The nucleotide sequence above comes from Streptomyces kaniharaensis. Encoded proteins:
- a CDS encoding Rieske (2Fe-2S) protein, translating into MSAPMPEGPESSPATSRRTLLCGAAAVLAAGGTVAVTGCGSSAGSSGASGAAKGPVDLGPASAVPEGGGKVFREQRIVVTQPTAGQYKAFSAKCTHAGCIVDQVKNQQIQCPCHGSRFAITDGAVQDGPAPTPLPAYTVTVEGGNLKVTPS
- the uvrA gene encoding excinuclease ABC subunit UvrA, whose protein sequence is MADRLIVRGAREHNLKNVSLDLPRDSLIVFTGLSGSGKSSLAFDTIFAEGQRRYVESLSSYARQFLGQMDKPDVDFIEGLSPAVSIDQKSTNRNPRSTVGTITEVYDYLRLLFARIGKPHCPHCGRPIAKQSPQAVVDKVLELAEGTRFQVLSPVVRERKGEFVDLFADLQSKGYSRARVDGETIHLAEPPKLKKQEKHTVEVVVDRLTVKESAKRRLTDSVETALRLSGGMVVLDFVDLPEDDPERERMYSEHLYCPYDDVSFEELEPRSFSFNSPFGACPDCSGLGNRMEVDPELVVPDPERSLDEGAIHPWSAGHAKEYFQRLIDALAEELGFRTDIPWAGLPARAKKALLYGHKHQVQVRYRNRFGRERSYSTGFEGAVPFIQRRHTEAESDSSRERFEGYMREVPCPTCDGTRLKPVVLAVTVEGRSIADVSAMSISDCAEFLGAMKLNDRDKQIAERVLKEVNERLRFLVDVGLDYLSLNRAAGTLSGGEAQRIRLATQIGSGLVGVLYVLDEPSIGLHQRDNHRLIETLVRLRDIGNTLIVVEHDEDTIKTADWVVDIGPGAGEHGGKVVHSGSLKQLLGNKESLTGQYLSGKRSIPIPAARRERDGKRQLTVHGAREHNLKDVTVGFPLGTFTAITGVSGSGKSTLVNDILYTHLARELNGARSVPGRHTRITGTDLVDKVVHVDQSPIGRTPRSNPATYTGVFDHVRRLFAETQEAKVRGYLPGRFSFNVKGGRCENCSGDGTIKIEMNFLPDVYVPCEVCHGARYNRETLEVHYKGKSIAEVLDMPIEEALAFFEAVPAIARHLRTLNDVGLGYVRLGQSAPTLSGGEAQRVKLASELQKRSTGRTVYVLDEPTTGLHFEDISKLIKVLSGLVEKGNTVIVIEHNLDVIKTADWIVDMGPEGGSGGGTVVAEGTPEQIAAVPESHTGKFLRDILPGDFADAPVVPAPARARAPRKRAAAAAKK